The DNA sequence AGCAAAAATTATGCTATGATGcacaaaactaaaacagaattCTCATAGAAGTGAGAAGGGAAAAATGCAagaaagtaaaagaaaaataacaccGAGATTTTACAAGTTCTAGCTATGTGCAATGCTCTACATTTCGGTAGAACAACAGCCTTTGTTATAGAGTTTACGAGTTGTTCTATCAAGAACACTAAAGAGTTCCAAGACTTGCTTCTCTCTCTAGtgtagaaaactctctctcaagctctctgATTTTATAAGTATGAACTAGCTTAGATTAATATAAGAGGTTAGACTAGACATTTAAAGGCTTGTATTGGTCCCAAGAATCGAACAGAATTAACTAACTCAACACGAGCTAACATAAGTTGTCCTAGTTGGCAGCTAACTTAGTCTTTTAACAAAGTGTAACTGGTAACCAGTTACCACAAATAGTACACAGCTTTTACACTTAAAAGACAAAACAGATTACTCAACAAAATTATGTGTACAAACACATTATACATATTCTATAGTTTAATTGCAGGATCTTTTCAATgaaagtacatatatatatacataagaaCATTATAATTAAAACTAGAGATTATAAATAGTTTGGAACCAATCAAATTTATATCAACTTAAAATTCTTTCATAAGGATATCATATCACTTAATTTTCTAAGAAATTAAGTAGATTAATTACCTACTTTTCTAGCAAACAAACACAGGTTCTaataatttaaaagttattCAAAACTGATGTACATAACAAATTACTCACTCTATTATTTTTGCTCATTAAAAGTTGTAAGTGAGCAGAGTAATTTGTTAGAAAAAGATCATCATCATAGTATAAAATCTCAAATACTAGACTATATTGCTATACATAATGAAACCAACTACTAAAGTATAGAGACACACTCAAATTCAGTACACATTTAATGTTTTCCAATCTTATTAAACAGAAAAATACCATGGTAACAAATCCCacacaacaaaaacaaacaaaatccaCACACAACTTTTACACTTGAAATACAAAACAGATTACTCATCAACACCAGCAGCATCAAAAGTCACACAAGTCGAAAATGACACCAATGGTTCCTCAGTCCTCACCTCATTCAACGAACTCTCTAAAGACAAGAGAGaaaggaaaattaaaagaaatattttctCACATTATACCAATTCTATAGTTTCATTGCAGAGTATCTTTTCAatgaaattatatttgtatgttcgATATGTGTTGAATGTTGGGCCAATCTTCTCCTATTTCTCTCTACTATCCCCAAAGCAGTAAGAATCTGGGGAAGTCCTACTGGCAAGCACTTTAACTTTTCCAACTTACGAAATTCCAACTGTTGAAGTGAGGTGAGGTGGTGAAAACCATTGGCGTTTAGAGCTGTAAGCTTATCAAAGTTGTCGATGATAAGATGTGTCAAACTAGGTGGGAGCAGCCCTTCCTCTGGAAATGAATCTACCACTCCTCTGTAAATTCTATTGCATACGATTTTCCATAAGTGTATTGCATGAAGACAACACCGGCAGCATGAAGAGATAGAAGTTTAAGAAGCTCCTCATTTATTGTAGTTCTTCATTGTTGGCTCTAAAGAcataaaagaaattataataaGGAAACACCACACTTAACAATTACAGAACATGACAATTAAAGGTATAAAAAAgaaattgttttatttaatggAGTAATCTAAAGACCTAAAAAAGCAAGTTGGAAATAACCAACCAATATACCCCAATGCATATATATAGCATAATTAGTACAAAGACAAGATGATCATAAACTTCAGCAGTATTGAAAAAAGCAACATGAAAGAAAATCTTAGGGGAAACAAGTAGAACTAAGACTAATGACTTTTAttgttcaaaaaagaaaaagtacatTGTATATGGCAAACAAgaaattacttgtgactaaaacataatatttagatacaagttatcactaatttagttttagtcacagcaagtattgtgattaaaaacacatttagtcacaatataggaatgataatttataattagtaagaactttttcacttttaattacaaattttattgtgattaaaagtaagattttttgtagtggttACCTGTTATTCTGTTTCTATGTGTATGTTCGGTATGTGTTGAATGTTGAGCCAATCTTCTCCTGTTCCTTCCTTGCACCGAGGAACTAACAGCGGACAATATCTAATGGTCATAGCAATAAGATTCTTGGCCAGTCCTTCTTCTGGCAAGCACTGTAGGTTCGTCAAGCTATTCAGACACAATCGTTGAAGAGAGGTAAGGTGGTGAAAACCCTTGCCGTTTAGAGTTGTAAGCTTATCAAATCTACCAATAAGAAGATGAGTTAAACTGTGTGGGAGTAACCATTCTTCTGGAAAGGAATCCACTGCTCCTACATAAGTTCCAAGATCTAACCGATTTAGCAATGGAAGTCTTTGTAAATTCCATTTCATGCGATTCTCTATGAGCATATTGCATGATGAGATAATTAGAAATTTTGTAATAAAgggcaacaatcccattttTGAAAATGACTCCAATCTTGAACAACGATGTATGCTTAACTTTTCAAGGGAGGGATATGCAATATCAACAAGAGTACTACTTGATGGAAATATAGTCACCAATTCATCACAATCTAAAATGTGGATCTCTTCCAAAGAAGGAAAATTACCTTTAGGCAATGCCACATTTAAATTCCCACAAGTTTGTAAGAATAATTTCTTCAAACAAGGAAAAATCTCACACTTTTGGTCATATGTATTGGTAAATGACCAATCCAATGTAGTTATTCCAACAAGCTCTAATCTTTCTAAGAGTGGAAATGGCTTATTCAGAAAAATGCTGCGAATTTCCAAACAGGAAATATGAAGATATCTTAGTGAAATTAGTGGTTGAAATGATAACAACGACAAGCAACAATTTTTGCATTGCAGATAAACTTTTTTCAAATTAGAGTACGATGGATGTGTTATCCAACCTGGTAAGTTTGTGCCTTTATACCCGCGTACTTCAAGTTTCTTCAAATTTTCGTGTGGTTGGAGTGCATTAAGTACTTCTCTTTCCTTTATCGAATCATCTGCTTCACCATTCCAACTCAAAATAAGCTCACTCAGATGTTTTTTGTTCTTCAACTTGGCTTCCAAAGCATCAATCACTTCCTTCACATATTCAAGTCCTGAAATATGCAAGCTTCCGCGTAGATTCTCCAGCTTACCCAGCTCTTGGATCCTAGATCCATCACTTTTGCACAAGACAAAATCGCTCAATGTCTGAAGATTCACCATACTACAAATTCTCGGTGGCATCTCTTTTAATGAAGTTCCTCCAATCATAAGATGGCGCAAGTGTATCAACTTAGAAAGGGTGATAGGTAATTGTGTGAGTTCAGAGCAATTGTTCAACAACAAAGTTTCCAAATTGTACAATACACAAATTGAAGTAGGTAATTCTTTGATTGATGTGTGACTTACATCCAAATACCTAAGAtgttttaaatttccaattgaATTAGACAACTCTTTGATAGAAGATTCTGACAAAGAAAGTGCTCTTAAGCATCCTCCATCTCTGAGAACAATGTCATGTGTTAATCTTGTTTTGGAGAATGTGTATACAGCTGACAATGGTAAAGCCAACAAGCTACGCAAATACTCCACTCTAGAGAAGTTTTCAAATTTTATGCTGTTTTTTATGTCTTTCATGTAAGATAGATGGCGAGTCTTGCTATTAGGCTTGTAAAAGTCTTTAAAACTATCAGAATCAATGCAATTCTTACCGGATATGTACAATGCTAGATCATGCATAAGATCGTGCATGAAGAGAGCAGATCGACTTCGTCTAGATCTTTGAAGAAAGGATCTTGAAATCAAAGCATTGAAGTAGCCTTCTCCAACAACCTCAATTCTTTTTCCGTTTTGAGGTTGCAAAAGACCTTCTGCCATCCacattaaaattagtttttcctTATCAACATCACGAAATTCGTAATCTTTGGGAAATATCGAAAGATATGAAAAACATGGCTTTAAATAAGGAGGCAAAAATCTGTAACTTAACCACAATGCTCGAAAACTTCAATGTTGTGAGAATTGGGCAACTCCCATACATTTTTTTGCAGTACATGTCTCCACTCGTCAACAGTGGACATAGATCGTAAAAGTCCAACCATCGATTTCACAGCTAAAGGAAGGCCCTTACACTTCTTAACAATTTGTCTTCCAATTTCTTGCAACTCACACAATACCACCTCATTAGTATCTACATGATCAAAGGCATGCTCTGCAAACAACTTCCAACATTCACCGCCAGTCATGATTTTAAGCTTGTAAGTTTGAACATCTCTCGTCTTCATTTTCAATGCGACATCTTCATTACGTGTGGTGACAATAATCTTGCTTCCTCGTGCACCAGATTGAAAAGAGCTTTTCAAAAGATCCCACAACTCGTAATTCTCATTCCACACATCATCATGAACAAAAAGAAATTTCTTCCCAGCCAAAGAATCCTTCAAGTCTTTCTGAATTTGATGTAGCTCGTTCGTTTCACGTCTTTTTCCAACGATCTTCTCCAAAATAAGTTTGGCTATTTTAAGAACATCAAAGTAATCAGATACAGTTACCCATACTTTCAAAGAAAAGTGTTCTTGGACAGTGTTATCGTAATATACGTTCTGAACAAGAGTAGTTTTGCCAATTCCACCTATCCCAACTATGGGAATAATTGAGATACTATGATCAACATCTTCATCATCACAAAACAATAACTTAAGAATAGCTTCTTTATCATCCTCTCTTCCATAAACTTGTGAATCGATACAAAGGGGCATGTGGTCTATGTAATGTTGTTTTCTGATCAACTTTTTTTAAACCAAGGTGTTTTGTTTGAGCTAAAAGATCTTTCAATCTATGAAAGATCCTCTCTATTTCAGATTTCACAGCCTTTTCAAATGGATTATAAAACTTTTTGAGAATGTTTAAGGACTTACTTGCAATGCTTTCGAGTTCATCTTTCTCTATCTTGAGTCGAAGAGCTTCAGTACCGATCTTGTCCATCACGTGATCTGCTTCGTACAATACTTGTTTAAGCTCATCAAGCCAATTCCTCACGTTGTTGTCTCCAAGTTGTTTCTCCTCGGCATCATTTAGCAGCGCATCAGCTGATAACAACACAGTCTTCAACTCTATGAGCAGCTTTTGATTGAGCTTGTCGCCAAGAAATAATTGAAGGACATCTTTATTAGAAGCAACCCTATCAAAGAGGACATTGATGAAACCAGAGAGAAGGGCACCACCAACCACTAAGTCAGCCATGGTTTTTGATCTTGAGAGGGAGCGACAGTACTAGCCAAGATGTTGCCAAATTGCCAATCAAGTGGTTATGACATGTTAATTTGAAGAGATAAACTTCTAACTTTGAGTAGAAAGGACTAattcaaacaaaataattagATATATTATACTAATTCAAACATGTATATGATTATTGTAAAGTCAACTACCTTTATGAGGgtcatttatatttaatatttatataaaacacTCTACACCAACACCACAAAAAATCATTACTCTAAATCATCCTCATTGACTATCcaagtttcttaattaattctACAAAAATATTACTTAGACTATTTGTGtaatcacaaaattaaataTGGCCAACTAGcctccttcaaaaaaaaaaaaataataaataaaataaaatatggccAACTAGCCAGTGTCATATTAGATATGTGTACCTTTGTTCCAATTGTAGAGTAAGAATTTACAGCTTGTAAATTAAGAACATTAACTAAAGATAagtaaaaaaagaagaagagagagtttAATCTGGTTCACACTAAATGAGGTCCTAAGCTAATATGATTTCCCTAGTCTCATATAGGATTGAAGAGCAGCTCATAAGATCAGATTCAAAGGTCAAAAATTATAACTTGAAATTTGTCAAACTTAacaatttaaaatactaaaatttataaaataacctcATTTAATTTACGTGTAAATATAATGATCGTTTATGGTCGCACAGTATAATTCATAGTCGTTtcataaaactgtttttacaaAACACATCCTTTCCAGATTCTACTCAAATTATGTTGTGGATGAAGTTcgcttattattaataatttacgGTCGTGCAGTTATTTTGTTAAGgtagcgtttggtaacactttttttaaaaaaattattcacaaaaataaaagtaaatttttttttcaaattttgattttaaaaacaaaaatgtgtcctataactacttttgttttttaattttaaaaacaaaaaaacaaaagtgtatcatgtaaattttattttcattttcatttgttgattttatttaaattggGTTCGTGTATGAAGCCGGATAGGGGGCCGAGTCCGGGTTTGGAGTCGGGGCCAAGGTCCATTCGGGTTATAAAGTttaggttggagtcatccaaaATGCAAATATTCGCACTTAAGCGGATTAGATTGATgagatgttgtttgacctcaaaaagtaattgatctaacttaattatatatattttaaaaaattataatatataatatatattaattttttagaaatattaataaaaaaaaaaacacaaacatCTCATTTCtaaatttgtaataatatattgagttggaacattttattttttttatttttatttttttttatccaaacattttatttattttatgatggAAGACATAGATAAGAATTGTTCCTAGCAGATacacataatttttattattattatttttatatatactagttTGTTTCTTTTAGTATTGGATATtggatacatatatatacttgtgtaaatctaaatatatattgtaacgattgctatattttttttatgagttgAGTACATGTATACTTGTgtaaatctaaatatatattgtaatgaACTGGAATATTCATTGTAATTGTATAATtggaaataattaaaaaaaaacctaaataaTTGTAGATTGATGTAATTAAATGTACTACCTCAATAATTACACAATTACTTCCaaataacttaaaataataattcatacataATTACTACTTGTATATATGAAACAgattattcataaacatcaaCATCAAAAGAGGAATATTGGCCGAATAAAAAACGAAATCAATATGCAGTCTTGATGTATAGCCCTCTATACAAGATAAGAATGAAGAGTGGAGTAGAGAAGGATTCTTTAGAGCAAAAGACAATAAAATGTTAAAATTGCTACATTTGATAAAAATCAAGACACCTACAAAGACCTGAAGTTAAAAAATACCAAATTTATTGGATTAGAAACAAGTTAAGACTATCATATATAAAAGAGTCAGTACCATTGAGAGTTGAGAGTTCAACTCTTTAAGATGATTCCTTTTAGACTCTATTTTCTCCTCGAGTTCTTCATGATGCTCTAACGACTTTGCACTCACCTCTGCCATGGAAACATTCTCTTCACTTTGTGCGTTTTCAATCTAAACCATAAATTCAAAACTCATCAGTCTAAAACATCCACATTGACTTTCCGAGCTTTCTTAATTCAACACAAAGATTACCTTAGAAGAAGTTAAGA is a window from the Cannabis sativa cultivar Pink pepper isolate KNU-18-1 chromosome 1, ASM2916894v1, whole genome shotgun sequence genome containing:
- the LOC115707779 gene encoding putative disease resistance RPP13-like protein 1 isoform X1 — translated: MWMAEGLLQPQNGKRIEVVGEGYFNALISRSFLQRSRRSRSALFMHDLMHDLALYISGKNCIDSDSFKDFYKPNSKTRHLSYMKDIKNSIKFENFSRVEYLRSLLALPLSAVYTFSKTRLTHDIVLRDGGCLRALSLSESSIKELSNSIGNLKHLRYLDVSHTSIKELPTSICVLYNLETLLLNNCSELTQLPITLSKLIHLRHLMIGGTSLKEMPPRICSMVNLQTLSDFVLCKSDGSRIQELGKLENLRGSLHISGLEYVKEVIDALEAKLKNKKHLSELILSWNGEADDSIKEREVLNALQPHENLKKLEVRGYKGTNLPGWITHPSYSNLKKVYLQCKNCCLSLLSFQPLISLRYLHISCLEIRSIFLNKPFPLLERLELVGITTLDWSFTNTYDQKCEIFPCLKKLFLQTCGNLNVALPKGNFPSLEEIHILDCDELVTIFPSSSTLVDIAYPSLEKLSIHRCSRLESFSKMGLLPFITKFLIISSCNMLIENRMKWNLQRLPLLNRLDLGTYVGAVDSFPEEWLLPHSLTHLLIGRFDKLTTLNGKGFHHLTSLQRLCLNSLTNLQCLPEEGLAKNLIAMTIRYCPLLVPRCKEGTGEDWLNIQHIPNIHIETE
- the LOC115707779 gene encoding putative disease resistance protein RGA3 isoform X2, whose product is MPLCIDSQVYGREDDKEAILKLLFCDDEDVDHSISIIPIVGIGGIGKTTLVQNVYYDNTVQEHFSLKVWVTVSDYFDVLKIAKLILEKIVGKRRETNELHQIQKDLKDSLAGKKFLFVHDDVWNENYELWDLLKSSFQSGARGSKIIVTTRNEDVALKMKTRDVQTYKLKIMTGGECWKLFAEHAFDHVDTNEVVLCELQEIGRQIVKKCKGLPLAVKSMVGLLRSMSTVDEWRHVLQKNVWELPNSHNIEVFEHCG